The region GCGCTGGCCGAGCCAATCAACGCCAGCTACCACGTACCAACGCCTGAAGTCAGCGCCCCTTACATCGCCGAAATGGCGCGGGCGGAGATGGTCGGCCGTTATGGTAGCGATGCCTACACCGAAGGCTTCCGGGTTACCACCACCGTACCGAGCGACCTGCAGGAAATCGCCAACAAGGCGGTTCTCGACGGCCTCAGTGCCTATGACGAGCGCCATGGCTATCGCGGTCCCGAAGCCCGCTTTGCGGGCAAGTCCCATGTTGATTGGCTTCAGGAGCTGAGTAAACAGCGCCCATTGGGTGGCCTGGAGCCAGTCATTGTCACTCACGTCGATAAGACCGGCCTGCAGGTACTGACACGCAGTGACACAGTGGAAACTGTGGCCTGGGAAACCATGAAGTGGGCTCGCCCGTTCCTCAATACCAATAGCCAGGGTCGAGCGCCGCAACAGCCTGCCGATGTTGCTCAGGTCGGCGACCTGATCCGCGTCCAGCGCCTGGACGACGGCACGCTGAAGTTCAGCCAGGTACCCAATGCCCAAAGCGCGCTGGTTTCGCTGGACCCGAACACCGGTGCCATCCGTGCCCTGGTCGGCGGTTTCTCCTTCGAGCAGAGCAACTACAACCGCGCCATGCAGGCCAAGCGCCAACCCGGCTCGAGCTTCAAGCCCTTTGTCTACAGCGCAGCACTGGACAACGGCTACACAGCCGCCAGCCTGGTCAACGACGCGCCTATCGTGTTTGTCGACGAGTATCTGGATAAAGTCTGGCGACCAAAAAACGACACCAACACCTTCCTCGGTCCGATCCGCATGCGTGAAGCGCTGTACAAGTCGCGCAACCTGGTGTCGATCCGCCTGTTGCAAGCGATGGGGGTTGGTCGCACCATCGACTACATCAGCAAGTTCGGCTTCAACAAGCAGGACCTGCCACCCAACCTGTCTCTGGCCCTGGGTACCGCGACGCTGACGCCAATGGAAATTGCCACCGGCTGGAGCACCTTCGCCAACGGTGGCTACAAAATCACCCCGTACCTGATCGAACGCATCGAAAGCCGCAACGGTGAAACCCTGTTTACCGCCAACCCGCCACGGGTGCCGCAAGCCGATCAAGTCGCAGCAGGCATTGCTGCGCCAGAAGCCCCGATCAGCACCCAACTGCCCGGTGAGGCGGCTCCCGCACCTGCAGGCAATGAAGCGGCGGCAGACCAGCCTCCAGCCGTCGCTGAACGGATTGTCGATGGCCGCACCACCTACATCCTTACCAGCATGCTCCAGGATGTAATCAAGCGCGGTACCGGACGCCGCGCCCTGGCCTTGGGCCGCACGGACCTTGCGGGCAAGACCGGCACCACCAACGAGTCCAAGGATGCCTGGTTCTCCGGCTACAACGCCGACCTGGTAACCACAGTGTGGAGCGGCTTCGATCAACCTGAAACCTTGGGCCGCCGTGAGTATGGTGGCACCGTGGCGCTGCCAATCTGGATGAACTTCATGGGTGCCGCTCTCAAGGACAAACCCAACCACGCGCCGGCAGAGCCGGAGGGCATCCTCAGCCTGCGGATCGATCCTGTCAGTGGCCGAGCAGCGACACCTAGTACGCCCAATGCCTACTTTGAGTTGTTCAAGGCAGAAGACACCCCCCCATCGGTGAACGAGCTGGGCGGTTCGGCCCCAGGCAGCCCACTACCGGCTGATGAAGCGGCGCCGATAGACCTGTTCTAAGCGATCGCGGGGCAAACCCGCTCCCACCGGTCATGCATGGCCCAGCCTGGGGGCGGGCTTGCCCCGCGATGAGACGCACAGACAGCAGCCCAACAAAAAGCCCCGACTCTTGCGAGCCGGGGCTTTTTGCTACAACGCTACAACAGCTTAGCCGTTGAACACGTCATCCACGCTTTTCAGCGGGTAGTTGGCCGGATATGGCAGGGTCGCCACACCAGTCTCCAGCGCTGCCTTGGCTACGGCATCGGAAACGACGGTGATCAAACGTGCATCCATTGGCTTCGGAATGATGTACTCACGACCGAATTCCAGGGCATCAACGCCGTAGGCTGCACAAACTTCCTTTGGAACCGGCAGCTTGGCCAGGTCTTTCAGGGCGTTGGCCGCAGCGATTTTCATTTCTTCGTTGATGCGCTTGGCGCGAACATCCAAGGCGCCACGGAAGATGAACGGGAAGCCCAGTACGTTGTTGACCTGGTTCGGGTAGTCGGAACGACCCGTGGCCATGATCACGTCGCTACGGGTAGCGTGAGCCAACTCCGGCGAAATTTCCGGATCAGGGTTGGAGCAAGCGAAGACGATTGGGTTTGGCGCCATCGACTTCAGGCCTTCAGCGCTCAGCAGGTTCGGACCGGACAGGCCAACGAACACATCAGCGCCGTCCAGGGCATCAGCCAGGGTACGCTTGTCGGTAGCGTGAGCGAAGACCGCTTTGTACTGGTTCAGGTCGTCACGGCCAGCGTGGATCACGCCAGTACGGTCAACCATGAAGATGTTCTCGATCTGCGCACCCATGCTGACCAGCAGCTTCATGCAAGAGATGGCAGCAGCACCGGCGCCCAGGCAGACGATCTTGGCTTCAGCCAGAGTTTTGCCAGCGATTTCCAGGGCGTTGATCATACCCGCCGCGGTCACGATAGCGGTGCCGTGCTGGTCATCGTGGAACACCGGAATGTCGCACTGTTCGATCAGGGCGCGCTCGATTTCGAAGCACTCAGGTGCCTTGATATCTTCCAGGTTGATGCCACCGAAGGTGATGGAGATGCGTTTTACGGTGTCGATGAAGGCTTGCGGGCTTTCGGAGTCGACTTCGATGTCGAATACGTCGATGCCAGCGAAACGCTTGAACAGAACACCCTTGCCTTCCATGACAGGCTTGGACGCCAGCGGGCCGAGGTTGCCCAGGCCAAGAATGGCGGTACCGTCGGAAATGACTGCTACCAGGTTACCCTTGCCGGTGTACTTGTAGGCCAGCTCCGGGTCGCGACCAATTTCGCGCACCGGCTCGGCCACGCCAGGGCTGTAGGCCAGCGCCAGGTCGCGAGCAGTCGCGGTAGGTTTGGTGAGCTCTACGCTCAGTTTCCCCGGACGAGGCTGAGCATGATATTCGAGAGCGGCAGTTTTCAGGTCTGACATGGTGGGCATTCCGCTATTTACTGTTCTGACGGACCGCCGAGGATACGCAAAGAGCCAAGGCCCGACAAGACTGGTCGGTCACTTGTGTCAAGGCCTTTAACCTACGACTTTCCGCCAAGAGCCGCGGCCCGCAAGGGTTTCGATGTGTACAATCGAAATAAAAAATGTAGACAATTTTTTATCTTTCGACCCTTTCCAGCATCGTTGGATCGGTCAATGGCAACATCCAGCGCCGCTGCCCGGGTTTCAAGCCACCTTTGCGGGAACGATCCAGCACCCAACCGCGAACTTCGACGGATCGCCCTTTTAGATCAGTCAGGAAGGACGGCGGGAAGTTACGCTGCAACCGCGAGGACACCTGCAGAACCAATGAATCGTCAATTTCGATCCAGATACCGCCGCGATTGCGCTCGATACTGCGTACCTTGCCGCTGATCAACGCAAAGCCCGACTTTCGGATCTGGCTCGACGGGGTCACCGGGGACTGGCGCCACAGGCCTTTTCCAGCCCGACGAGCAGCCTGCTCGGCCTGCTGCTGACACTCGCTCAACGAGACGTTGGGCGCGACCGCCACGCGATAGCCAAGGCCTTCACTGAGCAGTTGTGCCTCGAAATTGTCGCCAGAGTGGCCATAGACGTGCGCCAGCGTGCGACCGTATTTGTCGCGCGCCTCAGCGCCGGGAACCAGGCTCACCCGGTCGCCACTGGCCTCTACCAGCGCCCGCAGGCGTTGGCGTGCGGCCTCGGCAAAGGCCTCACTGGCTCGCCCCTTACGACCGATCTCCGGCGCATTGATACCAATCAGGCGCACGCTTCGACCATCTTTCAGACGCAAGGTATCGCCGTCGACCACCTGGCGCACGCTGACCCACTGCGGATCGACGGGCATCGGACAGAAGGCCAGCGCCGTCAGTTGCCAAGTTGCGCCCACAAAAAAGGCGCCCACAAGGGACGCCTTTTTCAGCAGCGATGCCAAGCCCAGCGGGCCAGCTACGCGCAATCTTACTTCTTGCCGAACGCAGCGAAGCGATCTTCGAAGCGCTTGACGCGACCGCCGGTGTCCAGAGTCTTCTGCTTACCGGTGTAGAACGGGTGGCACTCGTTGCATACGTCGGTACCCAGTGGAGCGCACAGGGTCGAACGAGTTTCGAACTTGTTACCGCAGCTGCAGGTGACTGCGACTACTTCGTAATTCGGGTGAATTTCTGGCTTCATGGTCACTTCCTCGACTGCGTGCCGCCACCCAACACCATTGTTGAATACCGCACGTAATTAGGCGGCGAATAATACCAGAGCATGCTGTCAACGCAAGTTGTCGCTTGCACCGGCTGTCGTCTGCTAGGCTCGCCAGGTCTTGGAACCCCTTCAGAGAACTCACTGCGTGTCCGACGTCATTCTGCGCCTCGCCCTACCCTCGCCGCTGCGGCGACTGTTCGACTACAGGGCCACGGCAAGCATGGCGCGCCACACGCTAACCCCTGGCATGCGTATTCGCGTGCCCTTCGGGCGCCGGGAAATGATCGGCATCCTGGTCGAAGTCACCGACAAGAGCGAAGTACCGGCCGACAAGCTGAAACCGGCAATCGCCCTGCTCGACCCGGTTTCGCCCCTGCCCCCGGCGCTGTTCAAACTGTGCCTGTGGACAGCCCAGTACTATCAACACAGCCTTGGCGACACCCTGAGCTGGGCCTTGCCCGTGCTACTGCGCCAGGGCGAACCCGCCGAAGCACGCCAGGAACGCTTCTGGCAGGTGGCCCCAGGGGCACGCCAGGATGACCCTCGTATCGCCCGCGCCCCTCGCCAGCGCGAAGCCCTGGCGACGCTGGCACAGCACCCTCACGGTGTCGCACACACGCTGTTGAGCAAACTGATGTTGAGCAAAGACAGCCTCGACCTGCTGCTAGCCAAAGAGCTGGTACAGGTTGAAGTACGCCGCCACTTGCCACAGGAGCGTCATGAGCACTGGCT is a window of Pseudomonas sp. DG56-2 DNA encoding:
- the rpmE gene encoding 50S ribosomal protein L31 — encoded protein: MKPEIHPNYEVVAVTCSCGNKFETRSTLCAPLGTDVCNECHPFYTGKQKTLDTGGRVKRFEDRFAAFGKK
- a CDS encoding penicillin-binding protein 1A — its product is MRLLKFFWWSFVAVICAIVLGLSGAFLYLSPSLPSVEALRSIQLQIPLRVYSSDGKLIAEFGEMRRSPIRFADIPPHFIQALLSAEDDNFANHYGVDPASLMRAATQLLKSGHIQTGGSTITMQVAKNFFLSSERSFSRKTTEILLALQIERELTKDEILELYVNKIYLGNRAYGIEAAAQVYYGKSIRDISLAQMAMIAGLPKAPSRFNPLANPVRAKERRDWILGRMYKLGKIDQAAYQAALAEPINASYHVPTPEVSAPYIAEMARAEMVGRYGSDAYTEGFRVTTTVPSDLQEIANKAVLDGLSAYDERHGYRGPEARFAGKSHVDWLQELSKQRPLGGLEPVIVTHVDKTGLQVLTRSDTVETVAWETMKWARPFLNTNSQGRAPQQPADVAQVGDLIRVQRLDDGTLKFSQVPNAQSALVSLDPNTGAIRALVGGFSFEQSNYNRAMQAKRQPGSSFKPFVYSAALDNGYTAASLVNDAPIVFVDEYLDKVWRPKNDTNTFLGPIRMREALYKSRNLVSIRLLQAMGVGRTIDYISKFGFNKQDLPPNLSLALGTATLTPMEIATGWSTFANGGYKITPYLIERIESRNGETLFTANPPRVPQADQVAAGIAAPEAPISTQLPGEAAPAPAGNEAAADQPPAVAERIVDGRTTYILTSMLQDVIKRGTGRRALALGRTDLAGKTGTTNESKDAWFSGYNADLVTTVWSGFDQPETLGRREYGGTVALPIWMNFMGAALKDKPNHAPAEPEGILSLRIDPVSGRAATPSTPNAYFELFKAEDTPPSVNELGGSAPGSPLPADEAAPIDLF
- a CDS encoding thermonuclease family protein encodes the protein MRVAGPLGLASLLKKASLVGAFFVGATWQLTALAFCPMPVDPQWVSVRQVVDGDTLRLKDGRSVRLIGINAPEIGRKGRASEAFAEAARQRLRALVEASGDRVSLVPGAEARDKYGRTLAHVYGHSGDNFEAQLLSEGLGYRVAVAPNVSLSECQQQAEQAARRAGKGLWRQSPVTPSSQIRKSGFALISGKVRSIERNRGGIWIEIDDSLVLQVSSRLQRNFPPSFLTDLKGRSVEVRGWVLDRSRKGGLKPGQRRWMLPLTDPTMLERVER
- a CDS encoding malic enzyme-like NAD(P)-binding protein, which produces MSDLKTAALEYHAQPRPGKLSVELTKPTATARDLALAYSPGVAEPVREIGRDPELAYKYTGKGNLVAVISDGTAILGLGNLGPLASKPVMEGKGVLFKRFAGIDVFDIEVDSESPQAFIDTVKRISITFGGINLEDIKAPECFEIERALIEQCDIPVFHDDQHGTAIVTAAGMINALEIAGKTLAEAKIVCLGAGAAAISCMKLLVSMGAQIENIFMVDRTGVIHAGRDDLNQYKAVFAHATDKRTLADALDGADVFVGLSGPNLLSAEGLKSMAPNPIVFACSNPDPEISPELAHATRSDVIMATGRSDYPNQVNNVLGFPFIFRGALDVRAKRINEEMKIAAANALKDLAKLPVPKEVCAAYGVDALEFGREYIIPKPMDARLITVVSDAVAKAALETGVATLPYPANYPLKSVDDVFNG